The Pseudomonadota bacterium DNA segment CCAGCGCGAGGAGCCGCGCCTTCCAGCCCGCAGGCCCCGACCAGCCGCCGAGCCCGCCGCCGGCCGGGACGACGCGGTGGCACGGGACGAAGATCGGCGTCGGGTTCGCGCGCATGGCCGCGCCGACCGCGCGCGCAGCGTCCGGATGTCCGGCGAGCCGCGCGCGCTCGCCGTAGGTGACGGTCGCGCCGCACGGCACCCTCGCCAGCGCGCGGTACACGTCCCTTCGGAACGGTGTGAGGCGGCTCGTGTCGATCGGGGTCGACAAGGCGGTCACCTCGCCGCTCAGGTAGCGCCGGAGCTCGATCCCCGCCGCGATGGCGCGCCTTCGCCCACCCACGCCCAGCGCGAACCCGCGCTCGGACAGGCGGCGCTCCAGCTCGGCCGCGCCGAAGCACGGGAACAGCACCGCGACGACACCGCGCCGCGACGCGAGGACGCCGAACGTCCCCGCCGCCGTCGGCACCGCGAACCCCGCGACGCCCTCTCCCCCTGTCGCGCTCGGCCCGTCCCCGAGCTCGGCGCGCGCCGGCCAACGTTCGAGCCTCATGCCGAGAGTATGCGCGATCGGCGCCGCGGGTTGCGGAAAAAACGAAAACGCGGGATCAGTCTCGCGAGGCGACGAGGAGGGCGAATGGCCGCCGATCGCGAGACGTGGGAGCGCCAGGCCGAGATGCTGGTGAACCGGATCCGCAAGAACCGGCGCCGGCTCGGCCCGTGGCTGAAGGCGGAGGGGATCTCCTGCTTCCGCCTGTACGATCGCGACATCCCGGAGCTGCCGCTCGTCGTCGACTGGTACGAGGGCCGCCTCCACGTCAGCCACCTCTCGCGCGACGACGGCGCCGATCCGGAGGCGCCGGCGCCGGCCGCGCCCGGGGCGCTCTCCGCGCGCGCGGAGCACCTCGCGGCGAGGGTCGCCGCCGCGCTCGACGTCCCCGCCGATCAGATCCACTTGAAGCGGCGCGACAAGGCGCCGGGGGGCACGCAGTACGATCGCCTCCGCCGCAGCGGGCGGGAGATCGAGGTCGGCGAGGGGGGACACCGCTTCCTCGTGAACCTCTCGGACTACGTCGACACCGGCCTCTTCCTCGACCACCGGATCACCCGCCGCCTCGTGGCCGCGGAGGCGCGCGGCAGGCGGTTCCTCAACCTGTTCGCGTACACCGGCTCGTTCACCGTGTACGCCGCGGCCGCGGGCGCGGCGTCGACGACGACGGTGGATCTCTCGCAGCGCTACCTCGACTGG contains these protein-coding regions:
- a CDS encoding methylated-DNA--[protein]-cysteine S-methyltransferase, whose product is MRLERWPARAELGDGPSATGGEGVAGFAVPTAAGTFGVLASRRGVVAVLFPCFGAAELERRLSERGFALGVGGRRRAIAAGIELRRYLSGEVTALSTPIDTSRLTPFRRDVYRALARVPCGATVTYGERARLAGHPDAARAVGAAMRANPTPIFVPCHRVVPAGGGLGGWSGPAGWKARLLALEGAAI
- a CDS encoding class I SAM-dependent methyltransferase: MAADRETWERQAEMLVNRIRKNRRRLGPWLKAEGISCFRLYDRDIPELPLVVDWYEGRLHVSHLSRDDGADPEAPAPAAPGALSARAEHLAARVAAALDVPADQIHLKRRDKAPGGTQYDRLRRSGREIEVGEGGHRFLVNLSDYVDTGLFLDHRITRRLVAAEARGRRFLNLFAYTGSFTVYAAAAGAASTTTVDLSQRYLDWAERNLRLNGLAGPAHRLVRDDAIAALEDGRVAGGYELVVVDPPTVSKSKRMRRPFDVQGDHAALLRSVLGVTAPGGVVYFSTNLRRFALDFDPRGAAEIEDISAKTIPPDFRDPKTHRCFRIVKR